A window from Kovacikia minuta CCNUW1 encodes these proteins:
- a CDS encoding class I SAM-dependent methyltransferase, with translation MPLNPNQRTKLDDADDTLFYDYPRFVTHVDDGFIQQLTDLYRERLQPNTRIFDMMSSWVSHLPEEMVFAHVEGHGLNAEELARNPRLDHYFVQNLNQDPKLPLEDQSFDAVLNTVSVQYVQYPEAIFGEIHRILKPGGIAIISFSNRMFFQKAIQVWREGTEASRVELVKRYFQSVPGFSQPEAIVHLSQTPGVFQWLGIAGGDPFYAVIAQRE, from the coding sequence ATGCCTCTAAACCCCAACCAACGAACCAAACTGGACGACGCGGACGATACGTTGTTTTATGACTATCCCCGGTTTGTTACGCATGTAGACGACGGATTTATTCAACAACTCACCGATCTCTATCGGGAGCGGTTGCAACCCAACACCCGCATCTTTGACATGATGAGCAGTTGGGTCTCCCACCTGCCTGAGGAAATGGTGTTTGCCCATGTTGAAGGGCACGGCTTAAACGCGGAGGAACTGGCGCGAAACCCTCGCCTCGATCATTATTTTGTTCAGAACCTGAATCAAGACCCCAAGTTACCCCTGGAAGACCAGTCGTTTGATGCTGTGTTGAATACGGTATCTGTGCAATATGTGCAATACCCAGAGGCGATCTTTGGAGAAATTCACCGCATCCTGAAGCCAGGAGGAATTGCCATTATTAGTTTCTCTAATCGAATGTTTTTTCAAAAAGCAATTCAGGTGTGGCGAGAAGGCACGGAAGCCAGCCGTGTGGAACTGGTAAAGCGGTATTTTCAGTCGGTGCCAGGATTTAGTCAGCCGGAGGCGATCGTCCATCTATCCCAAACTCCTGGCGTATTTCAGTGGTTAGGAATTGCTGGGGGAGATCCCTTCTATGCCGTGATTGCTCAGCGAGAATAA
- a CDS encoding ABC transporter permease produces the protein MEKFLKSKSAGFVLPFVATVLLFVVWELIVIIFKIPPFNLPSPSSIVQAMGEFAPQLTANAARTLWTTMVGFVLAIVVGVILGFLIGYSRLAYLTLYPLLVAFNTIPKAAIVPLLAIWLGANAIPATLTAFLMAFFPIAVNVALGLDTVEPEMKDVLRSLGANNIEVFQKIGWPHTLPYIFASLKIAASFAFIGAVISESVASNAGLGYLIVQATSDFNVPLAFAALLILAVLGVILYGFFIFLEKKVIYWAR, from the coding sequence ATGGAAAAATTTCTGAAATCTAAATCGGCGGGTTTCGTTTTGCCGTTTGTGGCAACAGTCTTGCTGTTCGTCGTATGGGAATTGATCGTTATTATTTTCAAAATTCCACCGTTTAACTTGCCGTCTCCGTCAAGTATTGTGCAGGCAATGGGAGAATTTGCCCCACAATTAACAGCCAATGCGGCAAGAACGTTATGGACCACCATGGTTGGCTTTGTGTTGGCGATCGTAGTCGGTGTCATTCTCGGTTTCTTAATTGGTTATTCTAGACTGGCTTACTTGACTCTCTATCCATTGCTCGTTGCGTTTAATACAATCCCCAAAGCAGCGATCGTTCCCTTGCTGGCGATCTGGTTAGGTGCCAACGCAATTCCAGCAACGTTGACAGCCTTTCTGATGGCATTTTTTCCGATTGCGGTGAATGTGGCATTGGGATTGGATACCGTTGAACCGGAAATGAAGGACGTATTGCGATCGCTGGGTGCCAACAACATTGAAGTATTTCAGAAAATTGGTTGGCCCCACACCTTACCCTATATCTTCGCATCCCTCAAAATTGCCGCATCCTTTGCTTTCATTGGAGCAGTCATCTCCGAATCCGTTGCTTCTAATGCTGGTTTGGGCTACTTAATTGTGCAGGCAACTTCAGACTTTAACGTACCTTTGGCATTTGCCGCGCTCCTGATCCTGGCAGTATTAGGAGTAATCCTCTACGGCTTTTTTATCTTTCTGGAGAAGAAGGTAATTTATTGGGCGCGATAG
- a CDS encoding ABC transporter ATP-binding protein codes for MSQPLLDPTTVDSALPKEAPLLEFDHVGLEYPFEGSMRRIIQDVSLNIRPGEFVSFVGPSGCGKTSILKMVSGLSPAPIGEIRYRGKKISRPLKNVGIAFQNPTLLPWRTTIDNVMLPLEVVQPYKREMGQKKEQFVRMAQDLLATVRLQDFQKQFPWQLSGGMRQRASLCRALIHQPEILLLDEPFGALDAFTREEMWGMLQNLWMKVRCVGILITHDLREAVFLSDTVYVMGARPSSIIYEVKIDLPRPRTLEMELSDEFNHYFSSIRRHIQHN; via the coding sequence ATGTCGCAACCATTACTTGATCCAACAACCGTTGATTCCGCTCTTCCAAAAGAAGCACCTTTACTTGAGTTTGACCATGTGGGGCTGGAATATCCCTTTGAAGGAAGCATGCGCCGGATTATTCAAGATGTTTCCCTGAATATCCGTCCGGGTGAGTTTGTTTCCTTTGTGGGTCCAAGTGGCTGCGGCAAAACCTCAATCCTAAAAATGGTTTCGGGGCTAAGTCCAGCTCCGATCGGGGAAATTCGCTATCGAGGCAAAAAAATTTCCAGACCCTTAAAAAACGTCGGTATTGCTTTTCAGAATCCCACCCTGCTGCCCTGGCGCACAACCATTGATAACGTGATGTTGCCCCTGGAAGTGGTTCAACCGTACAAGCGGGAAATGGGGCAGAAAAAAGAACAATTTGTCCGCATGGCTCAGGATTTGTTGGCAACGGTTCGGTTGCAGGATTTTCAGAAGCAATTTCCCTGGCAACTGTCGGGGGGGATGCGGCAACGGGCATCACTCTGTCGCGCACTGATTCATCAGCCAGAAATTCTGCTATTAGATGAACCGTTTGGGGCATTGGATGCCTTTACACGGGAGGAAATGTGGGGCATGCTGCAAAACCTGTGGATGAAGGTGCGCTGTGTTGGAATTTTGATTACCCATGACCTGCGAGAGGCGGTGTTTCTTTCCGACACGGTCTATGTAATGGGTGCCCGCCCCAGTTCAATTATCTATGAAGTAAAAATTGACCTGCCGCGCCCCAGAACTCTGGAAATGGAGCTTTCAGACGAGTTTAACCATTACTTCTCCAGCATTCGTCGGCACATTCAGCACAACTAG
- a CDS encoding ABC transporter substrate-binding protein, with the protein MIVSKRFIKRVSSLVLVAASVTMFSGCASTPTATTGAGSPAASPAANTDNKPMKDVRVQLAFLMQSLDAPLIVAINKGYFAEEGLNVSYERGFGNADTISKLGTGKFDLAFSDMYNALDFNDKNPNDKIIAVAMTQNKAPFAILTFKDKGINSPKDLTGKNLGAPAGDGPRKLFPLFAKEVGVDPNSVQWTTMEPKLRETFLLQGKVDAISGFSTSALPSLLKGGKKIEDINLFYYTENGLDFYGNAILTRADYAQKNPEVVKAFIKAYMRGMQDVLKDPTAGLEAVLAADQSKLMNRQAEKVRLEVAIRDLYITPESEKIGLGAIDPKRLQTTIDQTVEGFKLKGTPKVADIYTDQFLPAKDLLQVPPASERKPLS; encoded by the coding sequence GTGATTGTGAGTAAAAGATTCATCAAACGTGTTTCGAGTCTGGTTCTAGTTGCAGCCTCTGTGACGATGTTTTCGGGCTGTGCATCGACTCCAACGGCTACGACTGGAGCAGGAAGCCCCGCTGCCAGCCCCGCTGCCAATACGGATAACAAGCCGATGAAGGATGTCCGGGTGCAGCTTGCTTTTCTGATGCAAAGTCTGGATGCTCCTTTAATTGTGGCAATTAACAAGGGTTACTTTGCCGAAGAAGGGTTGAATGTCAGCTACGAGCGAGGGTTTGGTAACGCAGATACAATTAGCAAACTGGGCACTGGCAAGTTTGACCTGGCGTTTAGCGATATGTACAACGCCCTGGACTTTAATGACAAAAACCCAAACGACAAGATCATTGCCGTTGCAATGACCCAAAATAAAGCTCCGTTTGCCATCCTCACCTTTAAGGATAAAGGCATCAATTCACCCAAGGATTTAACTGGCAAGAATCTCGGTGCGCCCGCTGGAGATGGTCCTCGGAAGCTCTTTCCTCTGTTTGCCAAGGAAGTAGGTGTAGACCCCAATTCTGTGCAATGGACAACGATGGAGCCTAAGTTGCGGGAAACTTTTCTGCTCCAGGGCAAGGTGGATGCTATTAGTGGGTTCTCAACTTCGGCGCTACCCAGTTTGCTGAAAGGGGGCAAAAAGATAGAGGACATTAACCTGTTTTATTACACCGAGAACGGGTTAGATTTCTATGGCAATGCCATTCTAACCAGGGCAGATTATGCGCAGAAAAATCCGGAGGTCGTGAAGGCATTTATCAAGGCATACATGCGGGGGATGCAGGATGTCTTGAAAGACCCGACCGCTGGACTGGAAGCCGTTCTGGCAGCAGACCAGAGCAAGTTAATGAATCGACAAGCAGAAAAAGTTCGCCTGGAAGTTGCGATTAGGGATTTGTACATTACACCAGAGTCCGAAAAGATTGGGCTGGGTGCGATCGATCCCAAGCGGCTACAGACAACGATCGACCAGACGGTTGAAGGGTTTAAGCTCAAAGGCACCCCAAAAGTCGCAGACATCTACACCGATCAATTCCTGCCTGCTAAGGATCTGCTTCAGGTTCCTCCCGCCAGTGAACGGAAGCCATTGAGTTGA
- a CDS encoding GntR family transcriptional regulator, which yields MKESHLTLPLPSIFRAPSLHEQTYKALRIAILSGELVAGARLVETQLAEMFQVSRTPVREAIRQLQRENLVRADEQGTLRVALLSIADAVHLYDCRIALEQLSVSEACAKVTDAQLEQLKLVVQQAEKTSDQQSHSLTPYQLLHMDYQFHRLLAESSDNPWLVSLLDQVFDKMALLRLRTLQHNPRVLEICSEHQQIYQAISDRNSKTAIKAIKSHLIASKKRVIREIQQLDQRGDAADVSLAPNS from the coding sequence ATGAAGGAGTCCCACTTGACGCTTCCTCTCCCCTCAATTTTCCGCGCTCCCTCCCTGCACGAACAAACCTATAAGGCACTCCGGATTGCGATTTTGTCTGGAGAGCTGGTGGCAGGGGCACGTCTGGTTGAAACACAGTTGGCAGAGATGTTTCAGGTTAGCCGCACCCCCGTTCGGGAAGCCATCAGACAGCTACAACGGGAAAATCTGGTCAGGGCGGACGAGCAGGGCACGCTTCGGGTTGCTTTGCTGTCTATTGCGGATGCCGTTCACCTGTACGATTGCCGAATTGCGTTGGAGCAGCTTTCTGTTTCGGAGGCATGTGCAAAGGTGACGGATGCCCAGCTAGAACAACTGAAACTGGTGGTGCAGCAGGCAGAGAAAACCTCGGATCAGCAGTCCCATTCGTTAACTCCCTATCAATTGCTGCATATGGATTATCAATTTCATCGGCTGTTAGCAGAGAGTTCAGATAACCCGTGGTTAGTGTCTCTTCTAGATCAGGTGTTTGATAAGATGGCGCTCTTGCGCTTGCGAACCTTGCAGCACAATCCAAGGGTGCTAGAAATTTGCAGTGAACATCAACAGATTTATCAGGCAATCAGCGATCGCAACTCCAAAACTGCCATCAAAGCAATTAAAAGCCATTTGATTGCGAGTAAAAAGCGGGTTATCCGAGAAATTCAACAGCTTGACCAGCGCGGGGATGCGGCGGATGTGTCACTGGCACCTAACTCCTAG
- a CDS encoding iron uptake porin, producing MLQSKGVSGLATTSDILLAGNRPDMEQVNLVSRSDLEAEDNDLTMNQVTSVSQLTDVKPTDWAFQALQSLVERYGCIVGYPDKTYRGNRALSRYEFAAGVNACLDRINELLAAATADLVRKEDLIAIQKLQEEFAAELAALRGRVDALEARTATLEKQQFSTTTKLNGLVWFNLTGAFPTDDVLAERSRRAPGSAFAPPQRGANNQPTRVFRSEPEVTFGYYAFLTFNTSFTGKDSLVTQLAVGNGTSPANQLVSSGFFNSWGTPFLDQTGTPTQSQVVVRELFYNFPTGDNVRLAVGPRLNFYRYFDSNRFTFYLTGATSYQSNGSTLSNAVDRGSGAVLIWNISKQFKFTAAYLAENTEFLNPAVFNTSSNPADGLFNATYTITGELTFSPSSDFNLRLMYTRSRLKPYNGFIGGAVGEPLPYGYADDGFGGFVNDADADLFAANFDWLITKGFGIFGRYSYGRTGIDPVNSARSGGNVRVQSFQAGLGFPDLGKKGALGVVSFVMPFDYLGGRRFLLSGGGDGGTQYELEASYYYPLTNNIALVPAFYTIWNANNFDANPTVFIGNLRAQFSF from the coding sequence ATGCTCCAAAGCAAGGGAGTTTCAGGACTGGCAACAACATCAGACATCCTATTGGCTGGGAATAGGCCAGATATGGAACAGGTGAATCTTGTTTCGCGATCGGATCTGGAAGCGGAAGACAACGATTTGACCATGAACCAGGTTACCTCTGTTTCGCAGTTAACCGATGTGAAGCCAACAGATTGGGCATTTCAGGCATTACAATCGCTGGTCGAACGCTATGGCTGCATTGTGGGCTATCCCGATAAAACTTACCGGGGCAATCGAGCGCTGAGCCGCTACGAATTTGCGGCTGGGGTTAATGCGTGCCTCGATCGAATCAACGAATTGCTGGCAGCAGCAACCGCTGACCTGGTAAGGAAGGAAGATTTGATTGCAATCCAGAAGCTACAAGAGGAATTTGCGGCTGAACTGGCAGCCTTACGGGGTCGGGTGGATGCGCTAGAAGCTCGCACCGCAACCCTGGAAAAGCAACAGTTTTCTACGACAACGAAACTGAATGGTCTGGTCTGGTTTAACCTGACGGGCGCGTTTCCAACGGATGATGTGCTGGCAGAGCGATCGCGACGGGCACCAGGCAGTGCCTTTGCGCCTCCCCAACGGGGTGCCAACAATCAACCCACTCGCGTATTCAGAAGTGAACCGGAGGTCACGTTTGGTTACTACGCCTTTTTGACCTTCAACACCTCCTTTACGGGCAAGGATTCTTTAGTCACGCAGCTTGCAGTTGGCAACGGCACCTCTCCTGCCAACCAACTGGTTTCATCTGGATTTTTTAACTCCTGGGGTACACCTTTCCTCGATCAAACGGGTACGCCAACCCAGAGCCAGGTTGTGGTTCGGGAATTGTTCTACAATTTCCCAACTGGCGATAATGTACGGTTGGCGGTGGGACCGCGGCTGAACTTCTACCGCTATTTCGACAGCAATCGCTTTACGTTCTATCTCACAGGCGCAACCAGCTATCAATCTAACGGCAGTACGCTTTCCAATGCGGTCGATCGAGGCTCCGGTGCGGTTCTCATCTGGAACATCTCCAAACAGTTCAAATTTACGGCTGCGTATCTGGCTGAAAATACTGAATTTCTAAACCCAGCGGTGTTTAATACGTCCAGCAATCCAGCAGACGGTCTTTTCAATGCGACTTACACCATTACGGGAGAGCTAACCTTTTCGCCCAGTTCCGACTTTAATTTGAGATTGATGTATACCCGCTCCCGGCTGAAACCCTACAACGGGTTTATCGGGGGTGCTGTGGGTGAACCCCTACCCTACGGCTATGCAGATGATGGCTTCGGGGGATTTGTGAATGATGCGGATGCCGATCTGTTCGCTGCCAATTTTGACTGGCTAATTACGAAAGGCTTTGGCATCTTCGGACGCTATTCCTACGGTCGGACTGGAATTGATCCCGTTAATTCGGCACGATCGGGTGGAAACGTGCGGGTACAATCTTTCCAGGCAGGACTGGGATTCCCCGACCTGGGCAAGAAGGGCGCACTGGGAGTCGTCTCTTTTGTGATGCCGTTCGACTACCTGGGCGGTCGTCGGTTTTTGCTATCAGGCGGCGGTGATGGTGGCACTCAATATGAACTGGAAGCATCCTATTACTATCCGTTAACCAACAATATTGCGCTGGTTCCAGCGTTTTACACAATCTGGAATGCCAACAACTTTGATGCGAACCCAACCGTTTTCATCGGCAATTTGCGGGCACAGTTTAGTTTCTAA
- a CDS encoding DUF423 domain-containing protein — MAQFFLAIAAILGGLSVAAGAFGSHALKERLTERSLEIFDIATRYQMYHALAILVVVGLLSRIETAQSLLLASASAFLIGILLFSGSLYTLSLTGIKWLGATAPLGGAATAHRLGLPSSGSTELQVRKGRRQRVKEG; from the coding sequence ATGGCTCAATTCTTTTTGGCGATCGCTGCGATTTTAGGTGGGCTATCCGTTGCAGCCGGGGCATTTGGTTCCCATGCCCTAAAGGAACGACTGACAGAACGTTCCCTGGAAATTTTTGATATCGCGACCCGCTACCAGATGTACCATGCTCTGGCAATCTTAGTGGTTGTTGGGTTACTGAGCCGCATCGAAACTGCCCAGTCTTTACTCCTTGCATCCGCATCGGCTTTCCTGATTGGTATTCTTCTTTTCTCAGGTAGTCTGTACACGCTCAGCTTAACCGGGATCAAATGGTTGGGGGCAACCGCTCCCCTGGGTGGGGCAGCGACTGCTCATCGGTTGGGGTTGCCTAGCAGTGGCAGCACTGAGTTACAAGTGAGGAAAGGCAGAAGGCAGAGGGTAAAAGAGGGGTGA
- a CDS encoding sulfate/molybdate ABC transporter ATP-binding protein — protein MGIVVENVSKQFGSFQAVSSVNLEIKTGSLVALLGPSGSGKSTLLRLIAGLEKPDTGRILLTGEDATNRNVQDRNIGFVFQHYALFKHLTVRKNIAFALEIRKTPPDKVKARVQELLELIQLEGLGDRYPSQLSGGQRQRVALARSLAVAPKVLLLDEPFGALDAKVRKDLRAWLRRLHDEVHVTTVFVTHDQEEAMEVADEIVIMNLGQVEQIGTPAEIYDRPASAFVMSFIGPVNVLPSTSRIFEANGFESTHPEVFLRPQDILVDTSPNGSAVPAIVSRIIHLGWEIQAELTLDDGQVVTAHLTRDRFDELNLEPQQRVFVKPKDAKAFPLYYSI, from the coding sequence GTGGGCATTGTAGTTGAGAATGTATCCAAGCAGTTTGGCAGTTTTCAGGCAGTCAGCAGCGTCAATCTGGAAATTAAGACTGGCTCCCTGGTGGCACTGCTGGGACCTTCCGGGTCAGGCAAGTCAACCTTGCTGCGATTAATTGCGGGTTTAGAGAAACCCGATACGGGTAGAATTTTGCTGACGGGAGAGGATGCTACCAATCGGAATGTGCAGGATCGCAATATTGGCTTTGTATTTCAGCACTATGCCCTGTTTAAGCATCTGACGGTACGAAAAAACATTGCCTTTGCCCTGGAGATTCGCAAAACTCCACCTGACAAGGTAAAGGCGCGCGTGCAAGAGTTACTGGAATTAATTCAGCTAGAAGGATTGGGCGATCGTTACCCCTCCCAACTCTCCGGTGGACAGCGGCAGCGAGTGGCGCTTGCCCGATCGCTGGCAGTTGCGCCCAAGGTGTTGCTGTTAGATGAACCCTTTGGTGCCTTGGATGCAAAAGTTCGTAAGGATTTGCGTGCCTGGTTACGCCGTTTGCATGATGAGGTGCACGTTACCACGGTGTTTGTCACCCATGACCAGGAAGAAGCGATGGAAGTGGCTGATGAAATTGTCATTATGAATTTGGGTCAGGTGGAGCAGATCGGAACTCCCGCCGAAATTTATGATCGCCCTGCCAGTGCGTTTGTGATGAGCTTTATTGGTCCGGTCAATGTACTTCCCAGTACCTCTCGCATTTTTGAGGCAAATGGATTTGAGTCTACCCATCCAGAAGTGTTTTTGCGCCCCCAGGATATTTTGGTAGATACGTCCCCCAATGGGTCAGCGGTTCCCGCGATCGTCAGTCGAATTATTCACCTGGGTTGGGAAATTCAAGCGGAACTGACACTGGATGATGGACAGGTTGTCACAGCTCACTTGACGCGCGATCGATTTGATGAGTTGAACCTGGAACCACAACAGCGTGTATTTGTAAAACCCAAAGATGCGAAGGCGTTTCCGCTGTATTATTCGATTTGA
- the rpmF gene encoding 50S ribosomal protein L32, producing the protein MAVPKKKTSKSKRDKRKATWKRKANLQAQKALSIGKSILTGRAEGFVYPQAEEEEEE; encoded by the coding sequence ATGGCGGTTCCTAAGAAGAAAACATCAAAGTCCAAGCGTGATAAGCGCAAGGCAACCTGGAAGCGGAAAGCCAATCTTCAGGCTCAGAAAGCGCTTTCTATTGGCAAATCTATCCTGACGGGACGCGCCGAAGGCTTTGTCTATCCTCAAGCTGAAGAAGAAGAAGAAGAATAG
- a CDS encoding sulfite oxidase-like oxidoreductase, translating into MTRIRIRLNGYANSSTNLGPELGDRVPPGQHLAKGFPVLTYGETPSVSPSNWQFKVWGLVQEEKSFTWEDFMAMPQTDFTADFHCVTTWSKLDVQWTGVKVTDFMQSIQLSPNAVHVMEHCYGGYTTNIAMEDFLREENFFAHTLFGEPLPPEHGGPLRLVVPHLYAWKSAKWINGLEFLNKQELGFWERNGYHERGEPWAEERYSSQY; encoded by the coding sequence GTGACGAGAATCCGAATCCGACTGAACGGCTACGCAAATTCTTCCACAAACCTCGGGCCAGAACTGGGCGATCGGGTCCCTCCCGGACAACATCTGGCAAAAGGGTTTCCAGTTCTAACCTATGGTGAAACGCCATCGGTTAGCCCTTCCAACTGGCAATTTAAGGTTTGGGGTTTGGTGCAGGAAGAAAAATCCTTCACCTGGGAAGATTTTATGGCAATGCCCCAGACGGACTTCACTGCCGATTTTCACTGCGTTACCACCTGGTCTAAACTTGATGTGCAATGGACTGGGGTTAAAGTAACAGACTTTATGCAGTCCATTCAGTTATCTCCCAATGCAGTTCATGTCATGGAACATTGCTATGGGGGTTACACAACCAATATCGCGATGGAAGATTTTTTGCGAGAAGAAAACTTCTTCGCCCACACCTTGTTTGGGGAACCCCTTCCCCCAGAGCATGGGGGACCGTTGCGGTTAGTGGTTCCTCACCTCTATGCCTGGAAGAGTGCAAAGTGGATCAACGGATTGGAATTTTTAAACAAACAAGAATTAGGATTTTGGGAGCGGAATGGCTACCACGAGCGTGGAGAACCCTGGGCAGAGGAGCGTTATAGCAGTCAATACTGA
- a CDS encoding ATP-binding response regulator: protein MSPSLFTSPIHMNQPSLTRSAKTDRILVVDDLPDNCFLIQTLLQEEGYHIDVVNNGQAALDYIEKSPPDLLLLDVMMPGMDGYEVTRRIRHNTKLPFLPILLITAYDQPSVARGLDIGADEFIRKPVEFDELVARVRSLLRLKHSVDERDQIARQREDFVSRLTHDLRTPLVAADRMLTLFQQGALGELSPAMQEAVFSMLRSNQNLLKMVNMLLEVYRYEAGRKTLTFSPVNMGELIQEVIGELSLLASEKGLALTFERSGSDKGAVETVMGDRMELRRVVTNLLGNAIKFTDSGSIQMRLSADNSLNAASLQHQPPSTIVLEVEDTGPGIPAADQPTLFESFVQGNHRRGGSGLAAASVTANCGCPRWRN from the coding sequence ATGAGTCCATCTCTTTTTACTAGCCCAATTCATATGAATCAACCCTCGTTAACGCGATCGGCTAAGACTGATCGGATCTTGGTTGTTGACGATCTGCCTGATAACTGTTTTTTAATCCAAACGCTTTTACAGGAAGAGGGCTATCACATTGATGTTGTCAACAATGGTCAGGCTGCGCTGGATTATATTGAGAAGTCTCCGCCAGATTTGCTTTTGCTGGATGTTATGATGCCCGGAATGGATGGGTATGAAGTGACGCGACGAATTCGCCACAATACAAAACTGCCATTCCTGCCAATCTTGCTAATTACTGCCTACGACCAGCCGAGTGTTGCCCGTGGGTTGGATATTGGCGCAGATGAATTTATCCGTAAGCCGGTTGAGTTTGATGAATTGGTGGCACGGGTACGATCGCTGCTACGCCTGAAGCATAGTGTGGATGAACGGGATCAAATTGCCCGTCAACGGGAAGATTTTGTTTCCCGTCTGACCCATGATTTACGCACGCCGCTGGTTGCTGCCGATCGGATGCTGACTCTTTTTCAGCAGGGAGCTTTGGGGGAACTGTCGCCCGCGATGCAAGAAGCTGTGTTTTCGATGTTGCGCAGCAATCAAAATTTGCTGAAGATGGTCAACATGCTGCTAGAGGTATACCGTTACGAAGCCGGACGCAAAACCCTGACCTTTTCCCCGGTCAATATGGGGGAGTTGATTCAGGAAGTAATCGGAGAGCTGTCATTGTTAGCCAGCGAAAAGGGATTGGCATTGACCTTTGAGCGCAGTGGTTCAGACAAGGGGGCGGTTGAAACCGTCATGGGCGATCGAATGGAATTGCGCCGAGTCGTTACGAACCTGCTTGGCAACGCCATCAAATTTACAGACTCTGGCTCTATCCAAATGCGGCTGTCTGCGGACAATTCGCTAAATGCAGCATCCTTGCAGCATCAGCCTCCCAGCACGATCGTTTTAGAAGTAGAAGACACAGGACCAGGAATTCCTGCTGCTGATCAGCCCACCTTGTTTGAAAGCTTCGTACAGGGCAACCATAGACGGGGAGGAAGCGGTTTAGCGGCTGCATCTGTCACGGCGAATTGTGGATGCCCACGGTGGAGAAATTGA
- a CDS encoding Mini-ribonuclease 3 codes for MWEVGRLGVEGDSKQEKRDSEPPIFPSDPVLNRDPALDREQSGFSCFYPLSTSQLQQLSPSSLAYLGDAIYEFYVRRYYLLPPKRSQVYHQHVVAQVRAERQAHHLRSLIPQLTPIELEILKRGRNAATGGPRRIDAEVYQQATSLETLIGYLYLTDPQRLFYLLAQLEFDPPADR; via the coding sequence TTGTGGGAGGTAGGACGGCTGGGTGTTGAGGGAGATTCAAAACAAGAGAAAAGGGACTCAGAGCCACCGATTTTTCCTTCAGACCCCGTTCTGAACCGTGATCCAGCTCTGGATAGAGAGCAGTCTGGATTTTCTTGCTTTTACCCCCTATCAACCTCTCAACTTCAGCAGCTTTCTCCATCATCACTTGCGTACCTGGGAGATGCGATTTACGAATTTTATGTTCGACGTTACTATCTACTCCCACCGAAACGATCGCAGGTCTACCATCAGCATGTCGTCGCTCAGGTGAGGGCAGAGCGTCAGGCTCACCATCTACGATCACTCATCCCTCAACTAACCCCAATTGAGCTAGAAATTCTAAAGCGGGGACGTAATGCTGCAACCGGAGGTCCCCGTAGAATTGATGCCGAAGTTTATCAACAGGCAACCAGTCTAGAGACGTTAATTGGGTACCTTTATTTAACTGATCCCCAGCGACTCTTTTACCTGCTTGCGCAACTGGAATTTGATCCCCCTGCCGATCGCTAA